The Saccharopolyspora gloriosae genome window below encodes:
- a CDS encoding DUF6104 family protein produces the protein MYFTDRGIEELEERRGDDEVTLAWLADRMRVFVDLNPAFEDATERLATFLARDDTDED, from the coding sequence GTGTACTTCACCGACCGTGGCATCGAAGAGCTCGAGGAGCGTCGCGGTGATGACGAGGTGACCTTGGCTTGGCTCGCCGACCGGATGCGGGTCTTCGTCGACCTCAACCCGGCTTTCGAGGACGCCACGGAGCGCCTCGCGACCTTCCTGGCCCGCGACGACACCGACGAGGACTGA
- the hutH gene encoding histidine ammonia-lyase has protein sequence MQQAQVHKIESGALTGRQVVDIARGGATVELDAATERDIDATRKHIDALAAAEQPTYGVSTGFGALAVRHIPAERRAALQQSFVRSHAAGAGSAVEPEVVRALMLLRLRTISTGRTGARLDTARALAAMLNAGIVPVVHEYGSLGCSGDLAPLAAVALALTGEGDVLDPAGSTRPAAQALAEAGIEPIVLAEKEGLSLTNGTDGMLGMLVLALHDLTGLLEIADLTAAMSVEALLGTDRVFAADLQALRPHPGQARSAARIHRLLAGSGIVASHRGPDCTRVQDAYSLRCAPQVHGSAGDTVAFAEMVAERELAAAIDNPVVLDDGRVESNGNFHGAPLAHALDYLAIPLADVASMAERRTDRMLDVARSHGLPAFLADDPGVDSGHMIAHYTQAGVVAELKRLAAPASVDSIPTSAMQEDHVSMGWAAARKLRRAVDGLRTVLAVELLTAARALDLRAPLTPAPATGAVRDLLRTRVAGPGPDAHLAPQIAETEALLRSGAVNSTVQDHLGGQS, from the coding sequence ATGCAACAGGCTCAGGTGCACAAGATCGAGTCGGGGGCGCTGACGGGGCGGCAGGTCGTCGACATCGCCCGCGGCGGGGCGACGGTGGAACTGGACGCGGCCACCGAACGCGACATCGACGCCACCCGCAAGCACATCGACGCGCTCGCCGCCGCCGAACAACCCACCTACGGGGTCTCCACCGGATTCGGCGCGCTCGCGGTGCGCCACATCCCCGCGGAGCGGCGCGCGGCGCTGCAGCAGTCGTTCGTGCGCTCGCACGCGGCGGGCGCGGGCTCCGCCGTCGAACCCGAAGTGGTGCGCGCCCTGATGCTGCTGCGGCTGCGCACGATCTCCACCGGGCGCACCGGCGCCCGCCTCGACACCGCCCGCGCGCTCGCCGCGATGCTCAACGCCGGGATCGTGCCCGTCGTGCACGAATACGGATCGCTGGGCTGCTCCGGCGACCTGGCACCGCTGGCCGCCGTCGCGCTCGCCCTCACCGGTGAAGGCGACGTCCTCGACCCGGCGGGTTCGACGCGCCCCGCCGCGCAAGCCCTCGCCGAGGCGGGTATCGAACCGATCGTGCTCGCCGAGAAGGAAGGGCTGTCGCTGACCAACGGCACCGACGGCATGCTCGGCATGCTGGTGCTGGCCCTGCACGACCTGACCGGCCTGCTGGAGATCGCCGACCTCACCGCGGCGATGAGCGTGGAAGCGCTGCTGGGCACCGACCGCGTCTTCGCCGCAGACCTGCAGGCGCTGCGCCCGCACCCCGGCCAGGCACGGTCGGCGGCCCGGATCCACCGGCTGCTGGCCGGATCCGGCATCGTCGCCAGCCACCGCGGCCCCGACTGCACCCGGGTGCAGGACGCGTACTCGCTGCGCTGCGCCCCGCAGGTGCACGGATCGGCGGGCGACACGGTCGCGTTCGCCGAGATGGTGGCCGAACGGGAACTCGCCGCGGCCATCGACAACCCCGTGGTGCTCGACGACGGCCGCGTCGAATCCAACGGCAACTTCCACGGCGCACCGCTGGCGCACGCCCTGGACTACCTGGCGATCCCGCTGGCCGACGTGGCGAGCATGGCCGAGCGCCGCACCGACCGGATGCTCGACGTGGCGCGCTCGCACGGGCTGCCCGCGTTCCTCGCCGACGACCCCGGCGTGGACTCCGGGCACATGATCGCGCACTACACCCAGGCCGGGGTCGTCGCCGAGCTCAAGCGCCTCGCCGCGCCCGCCTCCGTGGACTCCATCCCCACCAGCGCGATGCAGGAGGACCACGTGTCGATGGGCTGGGCGGCGGCCCGCAAGCTGCGCCGCGCCGTGGACGGGCTGCGCACCGTGCTCGCGGTGGAACTGCTCACCGCGGCCCGCGCCCTCGACCTGCGCGCCCCGCTCACGCCCGCGCCCGCCACCGGCGCGGTGCGGGACCTGCTGCGCACCCGCGTCGCCGGACCGGGCCCCGACGCCCACCTGGCGCCGCAGATCGCCGAAACCGAGGCGCTGCTGCGCTCCGGTGCCGTGAACTCCACCGTGCAAGACCACCTGGGAGGCCAGTCATGA
- the hutI gene encoding imidazolonepropionase, producing MTSTAITGIGELTTNDDELGDLTDAALVLDGDRIVWAGPAAAAPAADHAIDVAGRAVLPGWVDSHTHLLFAGDRTAEFTARMNGEPYAAGGIAVTVDATRAAADDELTATLRRHVAEATAHGTTCLETKTGYGLTVADELRAARIAAAEVDEVTFLGAHLVPPGQDADDYVDLVSGDMLDAVADHVGWCDVFCERGAFDAEQSRRVLRAAADRGLGLRVHGNQLGPGPGVRLAVELGAASVDHCTHLEPDDIAALAGSGTVATLLPACDLSTRQPLPPARELLDAGATVALASNCNPGSSYTSSMAFCVTTAVLQMRMTVPEAIRAATLGGARALRRDTGDGAVGVLRPGARADVHVLDAPSTSWLAYRPGVPLTHAVWRAGTRTR from the coding sequence ATGACATCCACTGCTATCACCGGGATCGGTGAGCTGACGACGAACGACGACGAACTCGGCGACCTCACCGACGCCGCACTCGTCCTCGACGGCGATCGGATCGTCTGGGCCGGGCCGGCCGCGGCGGCGCCCGCCGCAGACCACGCCATCGACGTCGCAGGACGGGCCGTGCTGCCCGGCTGGGTCGACAGCCACACCCACCTGCTGTTCGCAGGCGACCGCACCGCAGAATTCACCGCCCGCATGAACGGCGAGCCCTACGCCGCCGGCGGCATCGCCGTCACCGTCGACGCCACCCGCGCCGCCGCCGACGACGAGCTCACCGCGACCCTTCGCCGCCACGTCGCCGAAGCCACCGCGCACGGCACCACCTGCCTGGAGACGAAAACCGGCTACGGGCTCACCGTCGCCGACGAACTCCGCGCAGCCCGGATCGCCGCCGCCGAAGTCGACGAGGTCACCTTCCTCGGCGCGCACCTCGTGCCACCCGGCCAAGACGCCGACGACTACGTCGACCTGGTCAGCGGCGACATGCTCGACGCCGTCGCCGACCACGTCGGCTGGTGCGACGTGTTCTGCGAACGCGGCGCGTTCGACGCCGAGCAATCCCGGCGGGTGCTGCGCGCCGCGGCCGACCGCGGACTCGGCCTGCGCGTGCACGGCAACCAGCTCGGACCCGGCCCCGGAGTGCGGCTCGCGGTGGAACTCGGCGCCGCCAGCGTCGACCACTGCACGCACCTCGAACCCGACGACATCGCCGCCCTCGCCGGATCCGGCACCGTCGCCACCCTGCTGCCCGCGTGCGACCTCTCCACCCGGCAACCGCTGCCGCCCGCCCGGGAACTGCTCGACGCCGGCGCCACCGTGGCGCTCGCCTCCAACTGCAACCCCGGCTCCTCCTACACGTCGTCCATGGCGTTCTGCGTCACGACCGCCGTGCTGCAGATGCGGATGACCGTGCCCGAAGCGATCCGCGCCGCCACCCTCGGCGGCGCGCGGGCGCTGCGGCGCGACACCGGCGACGGGGCCGTCGGCGTGCTGCGCCCCGGCGCGCGCGCCGACGTGCACGTGCTCGACGCGCCGAGCACCTCCTGGCTGGCCTACCGGCCGGGCGTCCCCCTCACCCACGCCGTGTGGCGAGCAGGCACCCGCACGCGGTGA
- a CDS encoding multifunctional oxoglutarate decarboxylase/oxoglutarate dehydrogenase thiamine pyrophosphate-binding subunit/dihydrolipoyllysine-residue succinyltransferase subunit, which produces MSSSSPASQFGPNEWLIEEMYEQYLQDPASVDSAWHEFFADYKPGQATSVSVAADNSAAASGAGSTATTTVSGTTTATATRSEGNGQARPAAAAQAAPKPAKAAEPKPSPQQAAKAAPVKSSGTGEEAKPLRGASAAIAKNMEQSLTVPTATSVRAVPAKLLFDNRIVINNHLKRNKGGKVSFTHLIGYALVRAMRDFPNMNRHYGEDAKGKPAAITPEHVNLGLAIDQPGKDGSRNLVVASIKGCEEMTFQQFWQAYEEIIRKARTGGLTADDFSGTTFSLTNPGPSGTNHSVPRLTKGQSAIIGVGAMDYPAEFQGASERALVEMGISKIVTLTSTYDHRVIQGAESGDFLRKVHQLLLGEDGFFDDIFSSLRIPYEPIRWTQDIPEGAVDKTARVLELIDAYRTRGHLMADIDPLNYRQRRHEDLDVLSHSLTLWDLDREFAVGGFAGKERMTLRDVLGVLRDSYCRTVGVEYMHILEPDERDWLQNRVEKPHEKPEQSEQKYILSKLNAAEAFETFLQTKYVGQKRFSLEGAETVVPLLDAVLDSSAAADLDEVVIGMPHRGRLNVLANIVGKPISQIFREFEGNLDPGQAHGSGDVKYHLGAEGKYFRMFGDGETKVSLTSNPSHLEAVDPVLEGIVRAKQDILDKGQEGFTVLPVLMHGDAAFAGQGVVAETLNLSLLRGYRTGGTVHVIVNNQVGYTTAPEHSRSSKYSTDVAKMIGSPVFHVNGDDPEACVWVAKLAVEYRQRFGKDVVIDMVCYRRRGHNEGDDPSMTQPAMYDAIDKMRSVRKTYTESLIGRGDITVEEAEKALKDYASQLEHVFNEVRELEKHPPEPSPSVESEQVVPTKLITAISPETLEHIADAHVNLPEGFTPHSRVKPVLERRAKMAREGEIDWGFGELLAFGSLAMEGRPVRLTGQDSRRGTFGQRHSVLIDRKTGSEYTPLLNLAEDQAKFLAYDSALSEFAAMGFEYGYSVANPDALVAWEAQFGDFFNGAQSIIDEFISSGEAKWGQRSDVVLLLPHGHEGQGPDHSSARIERWLQLCAEGSMTVALPSTPANHFHLLRRHSLDGIHRPLIVFTPKSMLRMKAATSSVADFTEGKFTSVIDDPSQPDPSAVRRIVFCSGKLYYELAAEKEKQGHTDTAVVRLEQLYPLPHRKLGAVLERYPNATDVRWAQEEPANQGPWPFLGLALPELFPERLQGLKRVSRRPMAAPATGLKAVHDVEQAEVVQNAFN; this is translated from the coding sequence GTGTCCAGCAGCAGCCCTGCGTCACAGTTCGGCCCCAACGAGTGGTTGATCGAGGAGATGTACGAGCAGTACCTCCAAGATCCCGCGTCGGTGGACTCCGCGTGGCACGAGTTCTTCGCCGACTACAAGCCGGGGCAGGCGACCTCGGTTTCGGTAGCCGCTGACAACTCCGCAGCCGCGTCCGGAGCCGGGTCGACCGCGACGACGACGGTGTCGGGAACTACGACTGCGACGGCCACGCGCAGCGAGGGCAACGGGCAGGCTCGCCCGGCCGCCGCCGCGCAGGCCGCGCCGAAGCCGGCCAAGGCGGCCGAGCCGAAGCCCTCCCCGCAGCAGGCCGCGAAGGCCGCTCCGGTGAAGAGCTCGGGCACCGGCGAGGAGGCTAAGCCGCTGCGCGGCGCGTCCGCGGCGATCGCCAAGAACATGGAGCAGTCGCTGACGGTGCCGACCGCCACGAGCGTGCGCGCGGTGCCGGCGAAGCTGCTGTTCGACAACCGCATCGTGATCAACAATCACCTGAAGCGGAACAAGGGCGGCAAGGTCTCGTTCACCCACCTCATCGGCTACGCGCTGGTGCGGGCGATGCGGGACTTCCCGAACATGAACCGCCACTACGGGGAGGACGCCAAGGGCAAGCCCGCGGCGATCACCCCGGAGCACGTGAACCTCGGTCTCGCGATCGACCAGCCCGGCAAGGACGGGTCGCGCAACCTCGTCGTGGCCTCCATCAAGGGCTGCGAAGAGATGACCTTCCAGCAGTTCTGGCAGGCCTACGAGGAGATCATCCGCAAGGCCCGCACCGGTGGGCTGACCGCGGACGACTTCTCCGGCACCACGTTCTCGCTGACCAACCCGGGCCCGTCGGGCACGAACCACTCGGTGCCGCGGCTGACCAAGGGCCAGTCCGCGATCATCGGCGTCGGGGCGATGGACTACCCGGCGGAGTTCCAGGGCGCCTCCGAGCGGGCCCTGGTCGAGATGGGCATCAGCAAGATCGTCACGCTGACCTCCACCTACGACCACCGGGTCATCCAGGGCGCGGAGTCCGGCGACTTCCTGCGCAAGGTGCACCAGCTGCTGCTGGGCGAGGACGGGTTCTTCGACGACATCTTCTCGTCGCTGCGCATCCCGTACGAGCCGATCCGCTGGACCCAGGACATCCCGGAAGGCGCCGTCGACAAGACCGCGCGCGTCCTGGAGCTGATCGACGCCTACCGCACCCGCGGTCACCTGATGGCCGACATCGACCCGCTGAACTACCGGCAGCGCAGGCACGAGGACCTCGACGTCCTCTCGCACAGCCTCACGCTGTGGGACCTGGACCGGGAGTTCGCCGTCGGCGGCTTCGCGGGCAAGGAGCGCATGACGCTGCGCGACGTGCTCGGCGTGCTGCGCGACTCGTACTGCCGCACCGTCGGCGTCGAGTACATGCACATCCTCGAACCCGACGAGCGCGACTGGCTGCAGAACCGGGTCGAGAAGCCGCACGAGAAGCCGGAGCAGTCCGAGCAGAAGTACATCCTCTCGAAGCTCAACGCCGCCGAGGCGTTCGAGACGTTCCTGCAGACCAAGTACGTCGGGCAGAAGCGCTTCTCGCTGGAGGGCGCCGAGACGGTCGTGCCGCTGCTGGACGCGGTGCTCGACTCGTCGGCCGCGGCCGACCTCGACGAGGTCGTCATCGGCATGCCGCACCGCGGTCGCCTCAACGTGCTGGCCAACATCGTCGGCAAGCCGATCTCGCAGATCTTCCGCGAGTTCGAGGGCAACCTGGACCCGGGCCAGGCGCACGGGTCCGGTGACGTCAAGTACCACTTGGGCGCGGAGGGCAAGTACTTCCGCATGTTCGGCGACGGCGAGACCAAGGTGTCGCTGACCTCGAACCCCTCCCACCTGGAGGCCGTGGACCCGGTGCTGGAAGGCATCGTCCGCGCCAAGCAGGACATCCTGGACAAGGGCCAGGAAGGCTTCACGGTGCTGCCGGTGCTGATGCACGGCGACGCCGCGTTCGCCGGGCAGGGCGTGGTCGCCGAGACGCTGAACCTGTCGCTGCTGCGCGGTTACCGCACCGGCGGCACCGTGCACGTGATCGTGAACAACCAGGTCGGCTACACCACCGCCCCGGAGCACTCGCGGTCGAGCAAGTACTCCACCGACGTGGCGAAGATGATCGGTTCGCCGGTCTTCCACGTCAACGGCGACGACCCCGAGGCGTGCGTCTGGGTCGCGAAGCTGGCCGTGGAGTACCGCCAGCGGTTCGGCAAGGACGTCGTGATCGACATGGTGTGCTACCGCCGCCGCGGGCACAACGAGGGCGACGACCCGTCGATGACGCAGCCCGCGATGTACGACGCCATCGACAAGATGCGCAGCGTCCGCAAGACCTACACCGAGTCCCTGATCGGCCGCGGTGACATCACCGTCGAAGAGGCCGAGAAGGCGCTCAAGGACTACGCCAGCCAGCTCGAGCACGTCTTCAACGAGGTCCGCGAGCTGGAGAAGCACCCGCCGGAGCCGAGCCCGTCGGTGGAGTCCGAGCAGGTCGTGCCGACGAAGCTGATCACCGCGATCTCCCCGGAGACGCTGGAGCACATCGCCGACGCGCACGTGAACCTGCCCGAGGGCTTCACCCCGCACTCGCGGGTCAAGCCGGTGCTGGAACGCCGCGCGAAGATGGCCCGCGAAGGCGAGATCGACTGGGGCTTCGGCGAACTGCTCGCGTTCGGCTCGCTCGCCATGGAAGGCCGACCGGTGCGGCTGACCGGGCAGGACAGCCGGCGCGGCACGTTCGGCCAGCGGCACTCCGTGCTCATCGACCGCAAGACCGGGTCGGAGTACACCCCGCTGCTGAACCTCGCCGAGGACCAGGCGAAGTTCCTCGCCTACGACTCGGCGCTGTCCGAGTTCGCCGCGATGGGCTTCGAGTACGGCTACTCCGTCGCCAACCCCGACGCCCTCGTGGCGTGGGAGGCGCAGTTCGGCGACTTCTTCAACGGCGCCCAGTCGATCATCGACGAGTTCATCTCGTCCGGTGAGGCCAAGTGGGGCCAGCGCTCCGACGTGGTGCTGCTGCTGCCGCACGGCCACGAGGGCCAGGGCCCGGACCACAGCTCGGCGCGCATCGAGCGTTGGCTGCAGCTGTGCGCCGAGGGCTCCATGACGGTGGCGCTGCCGTCGACCCCGGCGAACCACTTCCACCTGCTGCGCAGGCACTCGCTCGACGGCATCCACCGTCCGCTGATCGTCTTCACACCGAAGTCGATGCTGCGGATGAAGGCCGCGACGAGCTCGGTCGCCGACTTCACCGAGGGCAAGTTCACCTCGGTCATCGACGACCCGTCGCAGCCGGACCCGTCGGCGGTGCGCCGGATCGTGTTCTGCTCCGGCAAGCTCTACTACGAGCTGGCCGCCGAGAAGGAGAAGCAGGGCCACACCGACACGGCCGTGGTGCGGCTGGAGCAGCTGTACCCGCTGCCGCACCGCAAGCTCGGCGCGGTGCTGGAGCGCTACCCCAACGCCACCGACGTCCGGTGGGCGCAGGAGGAGCCGGCGAACCAGGGTCCGTGGCCGTTCCTCGGCCTGGCGCTGCCGGAGCTGTTCCCAGAGCGGCTGCAGGGCCTCAAGCGCGTGTCGCGGCGCCCGATGGCCGCCCCGGCCACCGGCCTGAAGGCCGTCCACGACGTCGAGCAGGCCGAGGTCGTGCAGAACGCCTTCAACTGA
- a CDS encoding allantoate amidohydrolase, translating to MSTSALLAQIDQVGRDRRRGGYSRHVFDGGERELREWFTEQARARGLDVHTDRNANLWAWWGEPGDQAIVTGSHLDSVPGGGAFDGPLGVAAALSAVESLRATGFQPRRPIAIVVFAEEEGGRFGVPCLGSRLLSGTITRDAANALRDPDGVTFAEALRGAGGDPEHAGADEAALRRIGRFVELHVEQGRGLVDLDRPVAVASSILAHGRWRFRFRGQGNHAGATLLADRRDPMLPAARAVLAARETAAAHDQARATVGRLVPNPGGTNVIASTVDMWLDARAPAADATRSLVAELSERAAEFAHDEGCELEVTEESYSGTVHFDPALRDELCASLGDAPALATGAGHDAGVLSAQVPASMLFVRNPTGISHAPDEHAEPGDCDAGGSALADVLRRWAA from the coding sequence ATGAGCACCAGTGCGCTGCTGGCGCAGATCGACCAAGTGGGGCGGGACCGGCGACGCGGCGGCTACTCGCGGCACGTGTTCGACGGCGGTGAGCGGGAACTGCGCGAGTGGTTCACCGAGCAGGCGCGGGCGCGCGGACTCGACGTGCACACCGACCGCAACGCGAACCTGTGGGCGTGGTGGGGTGAACCGGGCGATCAGGCCATCGTGACCGGCAGCCACCTCGACTCGGTGCCGGGTGGTGGCGCGTTCGACGGCCCGCTCGGTGTCGCCGCCGCGCTCAGCGCCGTGGAATCGTTGCGCGCCACCGGATTCCAGCCCCGGCGCCCCATCGCGATCGTGGTGTTCGCCGAGGAGGAAGGCGGCCGGTTCGGGGTGCCGTGCCTCGGATCGCGGCTGCTCAGCGGGACGATCACGCGGGACGCGGCGAACGCGCTGCGCGACCCGGACGGCGTCACCTTCGCCGAAGCGCTGCGCGGAGCGGGCGGCGACCCGGAGCACGCGGGCGCGGACGAGGCGGCGCTGCGGCGCATCGGGCGCTTCGTGGAACTGCACGTGGAACAGGGCCGGGGCCTGGTGGACCTGGACCGGCCGGTGGCCGTCGCCTCCTCGATCCTCGCCCACGGCCGGTGGCGATTCCGCTTCCGCGGCCAGGGAAACCACGCCGGAGCCACGTTGCTCGCCGACCGCCGCGACCCGATGCTGCCCGCGGCCCGCGCGGTGCTCGCCGCCAGGGAGACCGCCGCCGCGCACGACCAGGCCCGCGCCACCGTGGGCAGGCTCGTGCCCAACCCGGGCGGCACCAACGTCATCGCGTCCACAGTGGACATGTGGCTGGACGCGCGGGCGCCCGCGGCCGACGCCACCCGGTCGCTCGTCGCGGAACTGTCCGAGCGGGCCGCGGAATTCGCCCACGACGAAGGGTGCGAACTAGAGGTGACCGAGGAGTCCTACAGCGGCACCGTGCACTTCGACCCGGCGTTGCGCGACGAGCTGTGCGCCTCGCTCGGCGATGCGCCCGCGCTGGCCACCGGAGCCGGGCACGACGCGGGCGTGCTCTCCGCGCAGGTGCCCGCCTCGATGCTGTTCGTCCGCAATCCCACCGGAATCAGCCACGCGCCCGACGAACACGCCGAACCCGGCGACTGCGACGCGGGCGGCTCCGCGCTGGCCGACGTGCTCCGGAGGTGGGCCGCATGA
- a CDS encoding formimidoylglutamate deiminase yields the protein MKYWCEHAWLDDGPRTGVLVETDGTAITAVTTAETPPPGATRLPGLVLPGLANAHSHAFHRALRGRATGGGTFWTWREQMYAVAGALDPDTYRRLATAVYTEMALAGITCVGEFHYLHHPPGGGRYDDPNEMSAALAQAAHDAGIRLTLLDTCYLTSGFDTPVEGVQQRFSDGDARAWADRADRFTVDCARVRLGAAVHSVRAVPAEQIADVAAWAHRYGTPLHVHLSEQRKENEACLAAHGRTPARLLADAGALGANTTAVHATHLTDDDLRLLGGSGTGTCLCPTTEADLGDGIGPALQLDAAGSPLSLGSDGHSTIDVLAEAHAVEAGQRLNTERRGHFGAERLLEMATTTGHRALGWLDAGRIAPGHRADLVAVALDGPRLAAVPLEAVPAVARADDVRHVIANGRGIVRDGEHEHVPDPGRRLRRLVDELL from the coding sequence ATGAAGTACTGGTGCGAACACGCCTGGCTGGACGACGGCCCCCGAACCGGGGTGCTCGTGGAGACCGACGGCACCGCCATCACCGCCGTGACCACCGCGGAGACGCCGCCACCCGGCGCGACCCGGCTGCCCGGACTCGTGCTGCCCGGCCTCGCCAACGCGCACTCCCACGCCTTCCACCGCGCGCTGCGCGGCAGGGCCACCGGCGGCGGCACCTTCTGGACCTGGCGCGAGCAGATGTACGCCGTCGCGGGCGCGCTCGACCCCGACACCTACCGGCGGCTCGCCACCGCCGTCTACACCGAGATGGCGCTGGCCGGCATCACCTGCGTCGGCGAGTTCCACTACCTGCACCACCCGCCGGGCGGCGGACGCTACGACGACCCGAACGAGATGAGCGCGGCGCTCGCCCAAGCCGCCCACGACGCCGGAATCCGCCTCACCCTGCTCGACACGTGCTACCTGACCAGCGGATTCGACACCCCGGTCGAAGGAGTGCAGCAGCGGTTCTCCGACGGGGACGCGCGGGCCTGGGCCGACCGGGCCGACCGGTTCACCGTCGACTGCGCGCGAGTGCGGCTCGGCGCCGCGGTGCACTCGGTGCGCGCGGTGCCCGCCGAGCAGATCGCCGACGTCGCCGCCTGGGCGCACCGCTACGGCACGCCGCTGCACGTCCACCTCTCCGAACAGCGCAAGGAGAACGAGGCGTGCCTCGCCGCGCACGGCCGCACCCCGGCTCGACTGCTCGCCGACGCGGGAGCGCTCGGCGCGAACACCACCGCCGTGCACGCCACCCACCTCACCGACGACGACCTCCGGCTGCTCGGCGGCAGCGGCACCGGAACCTGCCTGTGCCCCACGACCGAAGCCGACCTCGGCGACGGCATCGGCCCCGCCCTCCAACTGGACGCCGCGGGCAGCCCGCTGTCGCTCGGCAGCGACGGGCACTCCACCATCGACGTGCTCGCCGAAGCCCACGCCGTCGAAGCCGGGCAGCGGCTGAACACCGAACGGCGCGGGCACTTCGGCGCCGAACGGCTGCTGGAGATGGCGACCACCACCGGGCACCGCGCACTCGGCTGGCTCGACGCCGGACGCATCGCCCCCGGACACCGCGCGGACCTCGTCGCCGTCGCGCTCGACGGCCCGCGGCTCGCGGCCGTGCCCCTCGAAGCGGTGCCCGCGGTGGCCCGCGCCGACGACGTCCGGCACGTCATCGCGAACGGCCGCGGCATCGTGCGCGACGGCGAGCACGAACACGTCCCCGACCCCGGACGACGACTCCGGCGGCTCGTCGACGAACTCCTGTGA
- the hutU gene encoding urocanate hydratase, whose product MSAGARPVRAARGTTLTARSWSTEAPLRMLQNNLDPEVAERPEDLVVYGGTGRAARNWASYDAIVAELTALAEDETLLVQSGKPVGVLRTHEWAPRVLLANSNLVGNWASWPEYRKLDALGLMMYGQMTAGSWIYIGTQGILQGTYETFGAVAAKRFGGTLAGTLTLTAGLGGMGGAQPLAVTMNEGAALVVECDPERARRRVRHGYLDVLAENLDEAIEQAVAAKQQRRAVSIGVIGNACEVLPELLRRGLPADIVTDQTSAHDPLSYLPRGVDVEDWADYADKKPDEFTARARDSIAEHVEAMVGFLDAGAEVFDYGNSLRGEAAEAGYARAFDYPGFVPAYLRPLFCEGKGPFRWAALSGDPKDIAVTDRAILEEFGEDEHLARWIRMAGEKVSFQGLPSRICWLGYGERHRAGLRFNELVASGEVSAPLVLGRDHLDSGSVASPYRETEGMADGSDAVADWPLLNALVNTSSGATWVSVHQGGGVGMGRSLHAGQVTVADGTELAAAKLERVLTNDPGTGVLRHADAGYDRARTVAAERGLRIPT is encoded by the coding sequence ATGAGTGCCGGAGCCCGTCCCGTGCGCGCCGCGCGCGGCACCACGTTGACCGCACGTTCCTGGAGCACCGAGGCCCCGCTGCGGATGCTGCAGAACAACCTCGACCCGGAGGTCGCCGAGCGGCCCGAAGACCTCGTCGTCTACGGCGGCACCGGCCGCGCCGCCCGCAACTGGGCCAGCTACGACGCCATCGTCGCCGAACTGACCGCCCTCGCCGAGGACGAGACGTTGCTGGTGCAGTCCGGCAAACCCGTCGGCGTGCTGCGCACCCACGAGTGGGCGCCGCGAGTGCTGCTGGCGAACTCGAACCTGGTGGGCAACTGGGCGAGCTGGCCCGAATACCGCAAGCTCGACGCGCTCGGACTCATGATGTACGGGCAGATGACCGCCGGATCGTGGATCTACATCGGCACCCAGGGCATCCTGCAGGGCACCTACGAGACGTTCGGCGCCGTCGCCGCGAAGCGCTTCGGCGGGACCCTCGCGGGCACCCTGACGCTGACCGCCGGGCTCGGCGGCATGGGCGGCGCCCAGCCGCTGGCGGTGACCATGAACGAAGGTGCCGCGCTCGTCGTCGAGTGCGACCCGGAGCGGGCGCGGCGGCGCGTGCGCCACGGCTACCTCGACGTGCTCGCCGAGAACCTCGACGAGGCGATCGAACAGGCCGTCGCGGCGAAGCAGCAGCGGCGGGCCGTGTCGATCGGCGTCATCGGCAACGCCTGCGAAGTGCTGCCCGAACTGCTGCGCCGCGGCCTGCCCGCCGACATCGTCACCGACCAGACCTCCGCGCACGACCCGCTGTCGTACCTGCCGCGCGGCGTGGACGTCGAGGACTGGGCGGACTACGCGGACAAGAAGCCCGACGAGTTCACCGCCCGCGCCCGCGACTCCATCGCCGAGCACGTCGAAGCCATGGTCGGATTCCTCGACGCCGGCGCCGAAGTCTTCGACTACGGCAACTCGCTGCGCGGCGAGGCCGCCGAAGCGGGCTACGCGCGGGCCTTCGACTACCCGGGCTTCGTGCCCGCCTACCTGCGCCCGCTGTTCTGCGAGGGCAAAGGACCGTTCCGGTGGGCGGCGCTGTCGGGCGACCCGAAGGACATCGCGGTGACCGACCGGGCGATCCTCGAGGAGTTCGGCGAGGACGAGCACTTGGCCCGCTGGATCCGGATGGCAGGGGAGAAGGTGTCCTTCCAAGGGCTGCCGTCGCGGATCTGCTGGCTCGGCTACGGCGAACGGCACCGCGCGGGCCTGCGGTTCAACGAGCTCGTCGCCTCCGGCGAGGTGTCGGCGCCGCTGGTGCTGGGGCGCGACCACCTCGACAGCGGCTCGGTCGCCTCGCCGTACCGGGAGACCGAGGGGATGGCCGACGGTTCCGACGCGGTGGCGGACTGGCCGCTGCTCAACGCGCTGGTCAACACCTCCTCCGGGGCCACCTGGGTGTCGGTGCACCAGGGCGGGGGAGTCGGCATGGGGCGGTCGCTGCACGCCGGGCAGGTCACGGTCGCCGACGGCACCGAACTGGCCGCGGCCAAGCTGGAGCGGGTGCTCACCAACGACCCCGGCACCGGGGTGCTGCGCCACGCCGACGCCGGCTACGACCGGGCCCGCACCGTCGCCGCGGAGCGCGGCCTGCGCATTCCGACCTGA